The proteins below are encoded in one region of Aeromonas veronii:
- the yjjG gene encoding pyrimidine 5'-nucleotidase, whose protein sequence is MKQPSYDWVLFDLDETLLDFPVTEALERTLQIYGVVPSPAKMAEYQGLNHRLWQQYNSGEIDATHLQQTRFALFAEQVNVAPMAMNDTFLQQIIALSTPLDGVAETLAALQGRVRMGIITNGFSLPQRGRLDKLGWGDRFETLVISDEVKVTKPAPAIFQLALERMGRPDPARVLMVGDNPKTDIAGAAAQGLATCWYNPARQDASCEPTHEIHHFAHLGAIVLGQ, encoded by the coding sequence GTGAAACAACCAAGTTATGACTGGGTATTGTTCGATCTGGACGAAACCCTGCTGGATTTCCCGGTGACCGAAGCCCTGGAGCGGACCCTGCAGATCTACGGAGTGGTGCCCAGTCCCGCCAAGATGGCGGAATATCAAGGGCTGAACCACAGACTCTGGCAGCAGTACAACAGTGGTGAGATAGACGCGACCCACCTGCAGCAGACCCGTTTCGCCCTGTTTGCCGAACAGGTGAATGTTGCCCCCATGGCCATGAACGATACCTTCCTGCAGCAGATCATCGCTCTCAGCACCCCCCTCGACGGGGTGGCGGAGACCCTGGCGGCGCTGCAGGGACGGGTACGGATGGGGATCATCACCAATGGCTTCAGCCTGCCCCAGCGGGGTCGTCTCGACAAGCTTGGCTGGGGCGACAGGTTCGAGACATTGGTCATCTCCGATGAGGTGAAGGTGACCAAACCGGCTCCCGCCATCTTCCAGCTCGCTCTCGAACGGATGGGGCGACCGGATCCTGCCCGGGTACTGATGGTGGGGGACAACCCCAAGACCGATATCGCCGGTGCCGCGGCCCAGGGGCTCGCCACCTGCTGGTACAATCCCGCGCGTCAGGATGCCTCCTGTGAGCCGACCCATGAAATCCATCACTTCGCTCACCTCGGGGCCATCGTATTGGGGCAGTGA
- a CDS encoding EAL and HDOD domain-containing protein, translated as MYSYVARQPILDRDLNTHAYELLFRDSLDNVFPHISSQQATARLVVEQFLHQNIDQLLGGHPCFINFPHSLLLDGLAECLPQGKVVIEILEDAIPDDALLAKVVQLHQLGYRLALDDFTLSPAWERFLPYVHIIKFDLRATPLATIASFIESHRHMPLTYLAEKVEDEEEFERMKALGVALFQGFFFSRPQLVQQATLPPDQLVVVQLLQEVNQISPDLNHIEQLLDQDASLSLKLLHYVNNLNPEASPPVTSFRQAASHLGHTQLKRFVTLVAATSAGHDKSAELYQMSLIRARFCELLAHTHAPALQAQQAFLTGLLSLQDVLMGQPLEQLIASIPLTDAVRAALLARQGDLGFYLSFCEDYENADWQRIMASTARLGLSEEKVSYLYLSATAWVNQQLLAMAGTD; from the coding sequence ATGTATTCCTATGTTGCAAGGCAGCCCATTCTGGACCGTGACCTCAATACCCACGCCTATGAGCTGCTGTTTCGCGACAGCCTGGATAATGTGTTTCCCCATATTTCGTCCCAGCAGGCGACGGCCAGACTGGTCGTCGAGCAGTTCCTGCACCAGAACATCGATCAGTTGCTCGGCGGCCACCCCTGTTTTATCAACTTCCCCCACTCCTTGTTGCTGGATGGGCTGGCCGAGTGCCTGCCCCAGGGCAAGGTGGTGATCGAGATCCTTGAGGATGCCATTCCCGATGATGCCCTGCTGGCCAAGGTGGTTCAGTTGCATCAACTGGGCTATCGGCTGGCGCTCGATGACTTTACCCTCTCACCGGCCTGGGAGCGCTTCCTGCCCTATGTCCACATCATCAAGTTCGACTTGCGCGCCACGCCACTGGCGACGATAGCGTCGTTCATAGAATCCCATCGCCACATGCCCCTCACCTATCTCGCCGAGAAGGTGGAAGATGAGGAAGAGTTCGAACGGATGAAGGCGCTGGGCGTCGCCCTGTTCCAGGGTTTCTTCTTCAGTCGCCCGCAACTGGTACAACAGGCCACGCTGCCGCCTGATCAGCTGGTCGTGGTGCAATTGCTGCAAGAGGTCAACCAGATCAGCCCGGATCTGAACCACATAGAGCAGCTGCTCGACCAGGATGCCTCTCTCTCCCTCAAACTGCTCCATTACGTCAACAACCTGAATCCTGAGGCCTCCCCCCCCGTGACCTCCTTTCGCCAGGCGGCCAGCCACCTCGGCCACACCCAGCTAAAACGCTTCGTGACCCTGGTCGCCGCCACCAGTGCCGGTCATGACAAGAGCGCCGAGCTCTATCAGATGTCCCTGATCCGGGCCCGCTTCTGTGAATTGCTCGCCCATACCCATGCACCCGCCCTGCAGGCGCAGCAGGCCTTTCTCACCGGCCTGCTCTCCTTGCAGGATGTGCTCATGGGGCAGCCACTGGAACAGCTGATTGCCTCCATCCCCCTCACCGATGCAGTCCGCGCCGCCCTGCTGGCTCGCCAGGGAGACCTGGGGTTTTATCTCAGTTTTTGCGAGGATTACGAGAATGCGGACTGGCAGCGGATCATGGCCAGCACGGCCCGCCTTGGTTTGAGCGAGGAGAAGGTCAGTTACCTCTATCTGAGCGCCACCGCCTGGGTCAATCAACAGCTGCTCGCCATGGCGGGAACTGACTAG
- a CDS encoding amidohydrolase has product MTQDALRRWRRDLHRLPEAAWCEFRTSSLIARHLSELGFSVMLGDQLLASNLIMGREIDVPAQKARALRQGADPDWLARIEEITGVMGLWDSGRPGPTLGFRFDIDAVEVEEQQDPGHGPSQGEWQSCNPGWMHACAHDGHTAIGLVLAERIKSLAETLNGRVKLFFQPAEEGCRGGKALAAGGQLDDVDALLALHIGIHAESGELVVNPTDFLCSTKFDVELMGRAAHAGLEPNAGCNALAAACMATTAMLGIPRHRDGMTRINIGQLHAGSGRNVIPGHALLQGETRGATPALNDYMFSQVQQLVAGAAAMQGTTYLIRKQGEAIGIENSPALLEEIVPLANTLSFKTIHSRRFGASEDAGFLIERVQRNGGQAAYLILGANLAAPHHHPAFDFDESVLAPGVALLEAWLLGRLAR; this is encoded by the coding sequence ATGACTCAGGATGCTCTGCGCCGCTGGCGCCGTGACCTTCATCGTTTGCCCGAAGCGGCCTGGTGTGAATTTCGAACCAGCTCTCTCATCGCCCGTCACCTCTCTGAACTCGGTTTTTCCGTCATGCTGGGCGACCAGCTGCTGGCCAGCAACCTCATCATGGGCCGGGAAATCGACGTACCCGCCCAGAAGGCGCGAGCCCTTCGTCAGGGTGCCGACCCCGACTGGCTGGCCCGTATCGAGGAGATCACCGGGGTGATGGGACTCTGGGACAGCGGCCGACCCGGCCCCACCCTGGGGTTTCGCTTCGACATCGATGCCGTGGAAGTGGAGGAGCAGCAGGATCCCGGTCATGGCCCGAGCCAGGGGGAGTGGCAATCGTGCAACCCGGGCTGGATGCACGCCTGTGCCCACGACGGCCACACCGCCATCGGTCTGGTGCTGGCCGAGCGGATAAAAAGCCTGGCCGAGACACTCAATGGCCGAGTCAAGCTGTTCTTCCAGCCCGCCGAGGAGGGGTGTCGCGGTGGCAAGGCCCTGGCCGCCGGTGGTCAGCTCGATGACGTGGATGCCCTTCTGGCCCTGCACATCGGCATTCATGCCGAGAGTGGCGAACTGGTGGTCAATCCCACCGATTTCCTCTGCTCCACCAAGTTCGACGTGGAGCTGATGGGGCGCGCCGCCCACGCGGGGCTTGAGCCCAACGCCGGCTGCAATGCGCTGGCGGCGGCCTGCATGGCCACCACGGCCATGCTCGGCATTCCCCGCCATCGCGATGGCATGACCCGCATCAACATCGGCCAGCTCCACGCCGGCAGCGGTCGCAACGTGATCCCGGGCCACGCCCTGTTGCAGGGAGAAACCCGCGGTGCGACGCCTGCGCTCAATGACTACATGTTCAGCCAGGTGCAGCAGCTCGTGGCGGGCGCCGCCGCCATGCAGGGAACCACCTACCTCATTCGCAAGCAGGGCGAAGCCATCGGTATCGAGAACAGCCCGGCCCTGCTCGAGGAGATAGTCCCGCTGGCCAATACCCTGTCGTTCAAGACCATCCACAGCCGCCGCTTCGGGGCGAGTGAAGATGCGGGTTTTCTCATCGAACGGGTGCAACGCAATGGCGGGCAGGCGGCCTACCTCATCCTAGGGGCCAACCTGGCAGCCCCCCACCACCATCCGGCCTTTGACTTCGACGAATCCGTGTTGGCTCCAGGGGTGGCCCTGCTGGAGGCCTGGCTGCTGGGCCGTCTGGCTCGCTAG
- a CDS encoding DUF3379 domain-containing protein, translating to MDELEFRRRATAHPTDTDPVFLTAAQGSPANRKHLDEMKQLDRHLHRALEVEVPPGLAERILLRQAMEADDEVVVPLPPPVARPQWRSLAMAASVAFLLGMSTRWLSWPTPAPAELSLAQVAMAHVYGEEPFIKGVDEKVSLQTINAKMEKYGATLMDMQGMKVTYVNHCAFYQGPALHMVIQGKMGPVTLFLVPKHVPLSLQPDFEDGQLKGEIMPLKGANMVLIGDMQEPLAPVAKQLESRLHWSI from the coding sequence ATGGATGAGCTTGAGTTTCGCCGCCGGGCCACTGCCCATCCGACGGACACCGATCCTGTGTTCCTCACCGCGGCCCAGGGCTCCCCGGCCAATCGCAAACATCTGGATGAAATGAAGCAGCTGGATCGGCATCTGCATCGTGCCCTCGAGGTGGAGGTACCGCCCGGCCTGGCCGAGCGCATCCTGCTACGCCAAGCGATGGAAGCCGATGATGAAGTCGTGGTGCCCCTGCCGCCGCCCGTGGCACGCCCCCAGTGGCGCAGTCTCGCCATGGCGGCCTCTGTGGCGTTCCTGCTTGGCATGAGCACCCGCTGGCTGAGCTGGCCCACCCCGGCCCCGGCCGAACTCTCCCTCGCTCAGGTGGCCATGGCCCATGTCTATGGGGAAGAGCCCTTCATCAAGGGCGTGGACGAGAAGGTCAGCCTGCAGACCATCAACGCCAAGATGGAGAAATACGGCGCCACCCTGATGGACATGCAAGGGATGAAGGTGACCTATGTGAATCACTGCGCCTTTTACCAGGGGCCGGCGCTGCACATGGTGATCCAGGGCAAGATGGGACCTGTCACCTTGTTCCTGGTGCCCAAGCATGTGCCCCTCAGTCTCCAGCCTGACTTTGAGGATGGTCAGCTCAAAGGGGAGATCATGCCTCTCAAGGGCGCCAACATGGTGCTGATAGGCGACATGCAGGAGCCCCTGGCCCCGGTCGCCAAGCAACTGGAGTCCCGGCTGCACTGGTCGATTTAA
- a CDS encoding outer membrane protein transport protein, translating to MHPNMKLSLLALLMASAQVQAAGFQLAEQSATGMGRAFAGEAAIADNASVLSRNAAAMTRFDRTAFSGGVIYIHPDVNIEGTTRVPTATGPVNLDAGAHDIAGDAWVPNAYLIIPLNDQWRLGLAATSYYGLGVQMPDSYNAGHFGNVSDIKTVDLGASLAYRINPIWSVGAGLSAIHGEGEVGGTFPSNNKIAKHLKGDGWALGWNLGTLLELSSSTRVGLSYRHDVNLTLSGDAVGTDLQGRTFTDTGSLDLPLPATAELALFHQLTPALALHSSINWTNWSKFVSLEAGLDHYGTMHIKDEHWQDSWRYALGLTYRLDPKWLLRSGIAYDRSPVPADRRTISIPDSDRIWYSAGVGYQLDKNLTLDLGLTLLDGKKVDVSETMQLKPGVPQTTSTFQGTSEGDAWLAGLQLNYLF from the coding sequence ATGCACCCGAACATGAAGCTCTCTCTTCTCGCCCTGCTGATGGCATCAGCCCAGGTCCAGGCCGCCGGTTTCCAGCTGGCAGAGCAGTCTGCCACCGGGATGGGCCGCGCCTTTGCCGGTGAAGCCGCCATCGCCGACAACGCCAGCGTGCTGTCGCGCAACGCAGCCGCCATGACCCGCTTCGATCGCACCGCCTTCTCCGGCGGCGTCATCTACATCCATCCCGACGTCAACATCGAGGGCACCACCCGGGTGCCGACCGCCACGGGGCCGGTGAACCTGGACGCGGGAGCCCATGACATCGCTGGGGACGCCTGGGTACCCAATGCCTACCTCATCATTCCCCTGAACGATCAATGGCGACTGGGGCTGGCGGCCACCTCCTATTACGGCCTCGGCGTCCAGATGCCGGACAGCTACAACGCCGGCCATTTCGGCAATGTTTCCGACATCAAGACGGTGGATCTGGGGGCGTCTCTGGCCTATCGCATCAACCCTATCTGGTCTGTCGGCGCGGGGCTCTCCGCCATTCATGGCGAAGGGGAAGTGGGCGGCACCTTCCCATCGAACAACAAGATTGCCAAGCACCTCAAGGGCGATGGCTGGGCCCTGGGCTGGAATCTGGGGACACTGCTCGAGCTCTCGTCCTCGACCCGTGTCGGCCTCTCCTACCGTCACGACGTCAACCTGACCCTCTCCGGTGACGCCGTCGGCACCGATCTGCAAGGGCGCACCTTCACCGATACCGGCAGCCTGGACCTGCCCCTGCCCGCCACTGCCGAGCTGGCCCTGTTCCATCAGTTGACCCCCGCACTGGCGCTGCATTCAAGCATCAACTGGACCAACTGGAGCAAGTTCGTATCACTGGAGGCCGGGCTCGATCACTATGGCACCATGCACATCAAGGACGAGCACTGGCAAGACAGCTGGCGCTATGCCCTGGGCCTCACCTATCGACTGGATCCAAAGTGGCTGCTGCGCTCCGGCATCGCCTATGACCGCAGCCCGGTGCCCGCCGATCGACGCACCATCTCCATCCCCGATTCAGACCGGATCTGGTACAGCGCGGGCGTCGGGTATCAGCTCGACAAGAACCTCACTCTGGATCTCGGTCTGACCCTGCTCGATGGCAAGAAGGTCGATGTCAGCGAGACCATGCAGCTCAAACCCGGCGTGCCCCAGACGACCTCCACCTTCCAGGGCACCTCGGAAGGGGATGCCTGGCTGGCCGGTCTGCAACTCAACTATCTCTTCTGA
- a CDS encoding sigma-70 family RNA polymerase sigma factor, whose translation MAFGFFRKKSAGAGKDPSTTPVYGGMADKQTKYEALVHALHADIYRYAYWLCRDPQVAEDLVQETFLRAWKAIDTLIDDKAAKAWLITILRRENARRFERKQFDLVDLDDHPQSDPGNLHNEQEMENEWLRRHIARLPAEYQEPLLLQVLGGFSGEEIAEQLGLNKNTVMTRLFRARNQIKEAMESAAQQRGHNNG comes from the coding sequence ATGGCGTTTGGTTTTTTCAGAAAAAAAAGTGCGGGGGCAGGAAAGGATCCCTCGACCACACCGGTCTATGGAGGTATGGCAGATAAACAAACCAAATATGAAGCTCTGGTCCATGCCCTGCACGCAGACATCTACCGCTATGCCTACTGGCTGTGCCGGGATCCGCAGGTCGCCGAAGACCTGGTGCAAGAGACCTTCCTGCGCGCCTGGAAGGCGATCGACACCCTGATCGACGACAAGGCCGCCAAGGCCTGGCTCATCACCATATTGCGGCGGGAAAACGCCAGGCGCTTTGAGCGCAAGCAGTTCGATCTGGTGGATCTCGACGATCACCCCCAGAGCGATCCGGGCAACCTGCACAACGAGCAGGAGATGGAAAACGAGTGGCTCAGGCGTCATATCGCCCGGCTGCCCGCCGAATATCAGGAGCCCCTGCTATTGCAGGTGCTGGGGGGGTTCAGCGGCGAGGAGATCGCCGAGCAGCTGGGCCTGAACAAGAACACCGTCATGACCCGGCTGTTTCGGGCTCGCAACCAGATAAAAGAGGCCATGGAGTCAGCAGCACAACAGAGAGGACACAACAATGGATGA
- a CDS encoding M17 family metallopeptidase encodes MLQPFRYLPPKIELQETTLPEVMASQAPIKLLLIAEPERARLLAEPAFAAVVAQISLGQKAPYRLTDQAGLQLVIFLDAAPPRDHRLYKQVRDWVAPLASLNTEQLALHLAGFDDEHRAQLAELVIAALLAANVALPTYKQQTHAPVSYQQLLVSPGCALDLARILAEAEGNALARHLAVLPASDLTPKHYRALARELAKAEGWQWQEYDEAELTRLGAGAFLAVARGSADGQAAIVKLSYCPASAERRLALVGKGICHDSGGYNLKVGGSMYGMHLDMGGSAVALGTLLAISRARLPYEVHCWLAISENHIGPLAYKPGEVVTAIDGTTIEVVDTDAEGRMVLADTLAMAVGDKPDLLIDYATLTGACKRALGSHYSGAFTNRPAWLGELISLGQQSGERIWPFPLDEDYDDDLESEWADLLQCAPGSSPDHIDAARFLSRFVGAQTPWLHLDLSGFRSKGGNGVVSSEVTGFGVRLTLDLLASPLR; translated from the coding sequence ATGTTGCAACCCTTTCGTTATCTCCCTCCCAAGATAGAGCTGCAAGAGACCACCCTGCCCGAGGTGATGGCGAGTCAGGCCCCCATCAAGCTGCTGCTGATCGCCGAACCCGAGCGGGCGCGCTTGCTGGCCGAGCCTGCCTTTGCCGCGGTGGTGGCCCAGATCAGCCTGGGTCAGAAGGCGCCCTATCGCCTGACTGATCAAGCCGGCTTGCAACTGGTGATCTTCCTCGATGCCGCCCCGCCGCGGGATCATCGTCTCTACAAGCAGGTGCGCGACTGGGTGGCACCTCTGGCAAGTCTCAACACCGAGCAACTGGCGCTGCACCTTGCCGGTTTTGACGATGAACATCGGGCACAACTGGCGGAGCTGGTGATCGCCGCCCTGCTCGCGGCCAATGTGGCACTGCCGACCTACAAGCAGCAAACCCATGCCCCGGTGAGTTACCAGCAACTGCTGGTGTCGCCCGGCTGCGCCCTGGATCTGGCACGGATCCTGGCGGAGGCCGAGGGCAACGCGCTGGCGCGCCACCTTGCCGTGCTGCCCGCCTCGGACTTGACCCCCAAACACTATCGCGCCCTGGCCCGGGAACTCGCCAAGGCAGAAGGCTGGCAGTGGCAGGAATATGATGAAGCGGAGCTGACTCGCCTCGGTGCTGGCGCCTTCCTGGCGGTGGCCAGGGGCTCGGCAGATGGCCAGGCCGCCATCGTGAAGCTCAGCTACTGTCCGGCTAGTGCCGAGCGCCGCCTCGCCCTGGTGGGCAAGGGGATCTGCCATGATTCCGGCGGTTATAACCTGAAAGTCGGCGGCAGCATGTATGGCATGCACCTGGACATGGGGGGCAGCGCGGTGGCGCTCGGCACCCTGCTTGCCATCAGTCGCGCCAGGCTGCCCTATGAGGTGCATTGCTGGCTCGCCATCAGTGAAAACCATATAGGCCCGCTGGCCTACAAGCCTGGTGAAGTCGTCACTGCCATCGATGGCACCACCATCGAGGTGGTGGACACCGATGCCGAGGGGCGCATGGTGCTGGCCGATACCCTGGCCATGGCGGTTGGGGACAAGCCGGACTTGCTCATCGACTACGCCACCCTGACCGGTGCCTGCAAGCGGGCCCTTGGCAGCCATTACAGCGGTGCTTTTACCAATCGTCCCGCCTGGCTTGGCGAACTGATAAGCCTGGGTCAGCAAAGTGGCGAGCGGATCTGGCCCTTCCCGCTGGATGAGGATTACGACGACGACCTCGAGAGCGAATGGGCGGATCTGTTGCAGTGCGCCCCCGGCAGCTCGCCGGATCATATTGATGCCGCCCGCTTCCTCAGCCGTTTTGTAGGGGCACAGACGCCCTGGTTGCATCTGGACTTGAGCGGTTTTCGCAGCAAGGGGGGCAATGGCGTGGTCAGCAGCGAGGTGACGGGGTTTGGTGTTCGGCTGACCCTGGATCTGCTCGCGAGCCCGCTGCGTTGA
- a CDS encoding vWA domain-containing protein yields MELILLRPLWLLALLPWLWQGWRRRHQAALLAPAMAAYLLPRQGRSRPWLWLACLPLILALAGPALRQQSQPVTQPATDIWLLDLSDSMLAQDLAPDRATRVRLMLQEMLAQSGQHPVALILYAADAYLAMPPSRDHDAIALLLPDLRPSIMPLQGSAPERAVALALAQIPAGQQARLLLITDGLSPRQMDHIAAQWPCQGSLFCHDSASPRLDILLANGGQATPLPPASEPGLNLRLGRVLPPPDVDAMTRLASQLGGSLQWLQAGTPRFAPLPMTQTPTEGQSRDLGPWLLLPLLPLALLARVGSAWLLLLGLGLGMTSPPSLYAKPALPTASPPLSMLEGEAWQAYQHGDYLTATRTFEDPIWQGNAWYRAGDYERAAKAYGRASSATAHYNRGNALVQLGNLSGAEQAYLAALALDPHNEDAIHNLALLRPQPSQATSRSQAGTPEQTREQDAIPERPRPPAPPVILLEQRLRKEAQRRPLLKVEEPW; encoded by the coding sequence ATGGAGCTGATCCTGCTGCGCCCGCTCTGGCTGCTGGCACTGCTGCCCTGGCTCTGGCAGGGTTGGCGGCGTCGCCATCAGGCCGCGCTGCTCGCCCCCGCCATGGCGGCCTATCTGCTGCCGCGGCAAGGCCGCTCTCGCCCCTGGCTCTGGCTGGCCTGTCTGCCGTTGATCCTGGCCCTCGCCGGCCCCGCCCTGCGCCAACAGAGCCAACCGGTTACCCAGCCTGCCACCGACATCTGGCTGCTGGATCTCTCCGATTCCATGCTGGCCCAGGATCTGGCGCCGGATCGGGCGACCCGGGTTAGGTTGATGCTGCAAGAGATGCTGGCCCAGAGTGGGCAGCACCCGGTCGCCCTCATTCTCTATGCCGCCGATGCCTACCTCGCCATGCCCCCGAGCCGCGACCATGACGCCATCGCCCTGTTGCTGCCGGACCTTCGCCCATCCATCATGCCGCTGCAAGGCAGCGCCCCTGAGCGGGCCGTCGCCCTGGCGCTCGCCCAGATCCCCGCCGGCCAGCAGGCGCGGCTCCTGCTCATCACCGACGGGCTATCTCCCCGCCAAATGGATCACATCGCCGCCCAGTGGCCCTGCCAGGGCAGTCTCTTCTGCCATGACTCTGCCAGCCCCCGCCTCGATATCCTGCTGGCCAACGGGGGCCAGGCCACTCCCTTGCCCCCGGCCAGCGAACCCGGGCTGAACCTGCGTCTCGGGCGCGTCCTCCCTCCCCCCGATGTGGATGCCATGACCCGGCTTGCCAGCCAGCTCGGCGGCTCGCTGCAGTGGTTGCAGGCAGGCACGCCGCGCTTTGCGCCCCTGCCCATGACCCAGACCCCAACTGAGGGACAATCCCGGGATCTCGGCCCCTGGCTGCTGCTCCCCCTGCTGCCGCTGGCGCTGCTGGCCCGCGTCGGTTCGGCCTGGCTGCTCTTGCTGGGCCTGGGGCTGGGTATGACCAGCCCCCCCTCGCTGTACGCCAAACCGGCGCTCCCCACCGCCTCCCCGCCGCTGTCGATGCTGGAGGGAGAAGCCTGGCAGGCTTATCAGCACGGGGATTATCTGACTGCCACCCGTACCTTCGAGGATCCCATCTGGCAGGGCAATGCCTGGTACAGAGCGGGGGACTATGAGCGCGCGGCGAAGGCCTATGGCCGTGCCAGCAGCGCCACCGCCCACTACAACCGGGGTAATGCCCTGGTGCAGCTGGGCAACCTCAGCGGCGCCGAACAAGCCTACCTGGCCGCCCTGGCGCTGGATCCCCACAATGAGGACGCGATCCACAATCTGGCCCTGCTGCGCCCCCAACCCTCCCAGGCAACTTCCCGTTCCCAGGCGGGTACTCCCGAGCAAACCCGGGAGCAGGATGCCATTCCGGAGCGCCCCCGCCCCCCTGCGCCCCCCGTCATCTTGCTGGAACAGCGGCTTCGAAAGGAGGCGCAGCGTCGTCCCCTGCTCAAGGTGGAGGAGCCCTGGTGA
- a CDS encoding outer membrane protein transport protein, translating to MTTAFFKKSLIAAAVTLASTQTFAAAFQLNEHSASGLGRAYAGEAAVADNASVLARNPAAMTTFDKMAVSVSGTYIKPDVDVEGKIAGAVPASESDIAPDAFVPAAYFIQPLNDQWAWGIGLFSNYGLSTEYSKTYAAGALAGDTELLTFNINPNIAYRINSNFSIGAGINAVYAEAELNRYAGALAAAIPGAKADSQLAHLKGDTWGFGWNVGTLYEINDSNRLALTYRSQVDLSFDGDFQGATSGNRVVDGNLKLDLPAQAEFAGYHRLNQQFAVHYSVNWTDWSAFQELKATSNSCAGGVCLQKDEKFKDAMRYAIGGTWYVNPAWEARIGFAYDNSPIEPEYRSLSIPDSDRVWYSAGATYHIDQDMSIDFGMAYLDGKEVDVNEGMRTHADTLRWQGTSHGNAFLASAQFNMKF from the coding sequence ATGACTACTGCCTTTTTCAAGAAAAGCCTGATCGCCGCGGCCGTCACCCTGGCCAGCACCCAGACCTTTGCGGCTGCCTTCCAGCTGAACGAGCACTCGGCCTCCGGCCTGGGTCGCGCCTACGCCGGGGAAGCAGCCGTTGCGGATAACGCATCCGTACTGGCCCGCAACCCGGCTGCCATGACCACCTTCGACAAGATGGCAGTGTCCGTATCCGGCACCTATATCAAGCCTGATGTGGATGTAGAAGGTAAAATTGCCGGTGCCGTGCCGGCCAGCGAGAGCGATATCGCGCCGGATGCTTTCGTACCGGCGGCCTACTTCATCCAGCCCCTGAATGACCAGTGGGCCTGGGGGATTGGCCTGTTCTCCAACTACGGTCTCTCCACCGAATACTCCAAGACCTATGCCGCGGGTGCTCTTGCCGGTGATACCGAACTGTTGACCTTCAACATCAACCCCAACATCGCCTATCGCATCAACTCCAACTTCAGCATCGGTGCCGGTATCAACGCCGTTTATGCAGAAGCCGAGCTGAACCGCTACGCCGGTGCGCTGGCCGCCGCCATTCCTGGCGCCAAGGCTGACTCCCAACTGGCCCACCTCAAGGGTGATACCTGGGGCTTTGGCTGGAACGTCGGTACCCTGTACGAGATCAACGACAGCAACCGTCTGGCGTTGACCTACCGCTCCCAGGTAGACCTGAGCTTTGATGGCGACTTCCAGGGTGCCACCTCCGGCAACCGTGTGGTCGATGGCAACCTGAAGCTGGATCTGCCGGCCCAGGCTGAATTCGCCGGCTACCACCGTCTGAACCAGCAGTTCGCGGTGCACTACTCCGTCAACTGGACCGACTGGAGCGCCTTCCAGGAGCTCAAGGCGACCAGCAACAGCTGCGCTGGCGGCGTCTGCCTGCAAAAAGACGAGAAGTTCAAGGACGCCATGCGTTACGCCATCGGCGGCACCTGGTACGTCAACCCGGCTTGGGAAGCCCGTATCGGCTTTGCCTACGACAACAGCCCCATCGAGCCGGAATACCGCAGCCTGAGCATTCCTGACTCTGATCGCGTCTGGTACAGCGCCGGTGCCACCTACCACATCGATCAAGACATGAGCATCGATTTCGGCATGGCTTATCTGGATGGCAAGGAAGTGGACGTGAACGAAGGTATGCGTACTCACGCCGACACACTGCGCTGGCAGGGTACCTCCCACGGCAACGCCTTCCTGGCCTCTGCCCAGTTCAACATGAAATTCTGA